A genome region from Megalobrama amblycephala isolate DHTTF-2021 linkage group LG16, ASM1881202v1, whole genome shotgun sequence includes the following:
- the LOC125249294 gene encoding tryptase-like, whose product MKFSTAFSVVGVIFLSIAGSLCQLDVCGRAPLNVRIVGGNNATAGEWPWQVRIRVHKYLCGGTLINKDWVLSAAHCFEESSNVSDPVMYFGRLKQSGSNPHEIIRTASRFITHPNYDSSTFNNDIALIQLSSSVNFSDYIKPVCLAAAGSVFSAGTESWVTGWGRLQYNDTKVTDTLQEVMIPIVNNSDCDKAYRGRITGNMICAGLLNQGGKGSCKGDSGGPMVSKKDSLWIQSGIVSFGKSNGCAQPEYPGVYTRVSQYQDWIETYISSNPPGFVEFKSDVQQSPPTTTTTLTSNSNFRSVPNLLLSSLSLMFSINPFTFSLFLSS is encoded by the exons ATGAAGTTTAGCACAGCTTTCAGTGTTGTTGGAGTTATATTTCTCAGCATAGCAG GTTCTCTCTGCCAGTTAGATG TGTGTGGTCGAGCCCCTCTCAATGTCAGGATTGTTGGAGGGAATAATGCGACGGCAGGAGAATGGCCGTGGCAAGTCAGGATTCGTGTCCATAAATATTTGTGTGGCGGGACTCTGATCAATAAAGACTGGGTTTTATCTGCAGCTCACTGCTTCGA GGAGTCTAGTAATGTCAGTGATCCTGTGATGTACTTTGGGCGTCTGAAACAATCCGGCTCAAACCCTCATGAGATAATCAGAACAGCGAGTCGATTCATCACCCATCCTAACTATGACAGTTCTACTTTCAACAACGACATAGCACTGATCCAGCTCTCCTCTTCTGTGAATTTCTCTGATTACATTAAGCCGGTCTGTCTGGCAGCAGCTGGTAGTGTATTTTCTGCAGGTACAGAGAGCTGGGTCACTGGATGGGGCAGGCTACAATACAATG ATACCAAGGTTACTGATACACTGCAGGAGGTGATGATACCCATTGTGAACAACAGTGACTGTGATAAAGCTTATAGAGGGCGCATCACAGGCAATATGATTTGTGCTGGATTGTTAAATCAGGGAGGAAAAGGATCATGTAAG GGAGACTCTGGAGGTCCAATGGTCAGTAAGAAAGACTCCCTGTGGATTCAGTCCGGCATTGTGAGTTTTGGAAAGAGCAATGGATGTGCTCAACCCGAATATCCCGGTGTGTACACCAGAGTCTCTCAGTACCAGGACTGGATCGAGACTTACATAAGTAGCAACCCACCTGGATTTGTTGAATTCAAATCTGATGTACAGCAGTCACCTCCAACTACAACTACAACTCTAACATCCAACTCCAACTTCAGAAGTGTGCCCAACCTCCTCTTATCTTCCCTTTCTCTCATGTTCTCCATCAATCCTTTCACcttctccctctttctctcttcctAA